A genomic region of Zalophus californianus isolate mZalCal1 chromosome 1, mZalCal1.pri.v2, whole genome shotgun sequence contains the following coding sequences:
- the KCTD6 gene encoding BTB/POZ domain-containing protein KCTD6 isoform X2, with amino-acid sequence MKNSFPGPWAPETAALEQMDNGDWGYMMTDPVTLNVGGHLYTTSLTTLTRYPDSMLGAMFGGDFPTARDPQGNYFIDRDGPLFRYVLNFLRTSELTLPLDFKEFDLLRKEADFYQIEPLIQCLNDPKPLYPMDTFEEVVELSSTRKLSKYSNPVAVIITQLTITTKVHSLLEGISNYFTKWNKHMMDTRDCQVSFTFGPCDYHQEVSLRVHLMEYITKQGFTIRNTRVHHMSERANENTVEHNWTFCRLARKTDD; translated from the exons ATGAAAAACAG TTTCCCTGGACCCTGGGCTCCTGAGACAGCAGCGCTGGAGCAGATGGATAATGGAGACTGGGGCTATATG atgaCTGACCCAGTCACGTTAAATGTAGGTGGACACTTGTATACAACGTCTCTCACCACATTGACGCGTTACCCGGATTCCATGCTTGGAGCTATGTTTGGGGGGGACTTCCCCACAGCTCGAGACCCTCAAGGCAATTACTTCATTGATCGAGATGGACCTCTTTTCCGATATGTCCTCAACTTCTTAAGAACTTCAGAGTTGACCTTACCCCTGGATTTTAAGGAATTTGATCTGCTTCGGAAAGAAGCAGATTTTTATCAGATTGAGCCCTTGATTCAGTGTCTCAATGACCCTAAGCCTCTGTATCCTATGGATACTTTTGAAGAAGTTGTGGAATTATCTAGTACTCGGAAGCTTTCTAAGTACTCCAATCCAGTAGCTGTCATCATAACCCAATTAACCATCACCACCAAAGTCCATTCCTTACTAGAAGGTATCTCAAACTATTTCACGAAGTGGAATAAGCACATGATGGACACCAGAGATTGCCAGGTTTCCTTTACTTTCGGACCCTGTGATTATCACCAGGAAGTTTCTCTCCGGGTCCACCTGATGGAATACATTACAAAACAAGGTTTCACGATCCGCAACACCCGAGTGCATCACATGAGCGAGCGGGCCAACGAGAACACTGTGGAGCACAACTGGACTTTCTGTAGGCTGGCCCGGAAGACCGATGACTGA
- the KCTD6 gene encoding BTB/POZ domain-containing protein KCTD6 isoform X1, whose translation MSGGPYTSRLLLFTCNSALWRSGERRTWGDWKQIKSFPGPWAPETAALEQMDNGDWGYMMTDPVTLNVGGHLYTTSLTTLTRYPDSMLGAMFGGDFPTARDPQGNYFIDRDGPLFRYVLNFLRTSELTLPLDFKEFDLLRKEADFYQIEPLIQCLNDPKPLYPMDTFEEVVELSSTRKLSKYSNPVAVIITQLTITTKVHSLLEGISNYFTKWNKHMMDTRDCQVSFTFGPCDYHQEVSLRVHLMEYITKQGFTIRNTRVHHMSERANENTVEHNWTFCRLARKTDD comes from the exons ATGTCTGGTGGTCCCTATACAAGCCGGCTGCTCCTCTTTACCTGTAATTCTGCCTTGTGGAGGTCTGGAGAAAGGAGGACCTGGGGAGATTGGAAGCAAATTAAGag TTTCCCTGGACCCTGGGCTCCTGAGACAGCAGCGCTGGAGCAGATGGATAATGGAGACTGGGGCTATATG atgaCTGACCCAGTCACGTTAAATGTAGGTGGACACTTGTATACAACGTCTCTCACCACATTGACGCGTTACCCGGATTCCATGCTTGGAGCTATGTTTGGGGGGGACTTCCCCACAGCTCGAGACCCTCAAGGCAATTACTTCATTGATCGAGATGGACCTCTTTTCCGATATGTCCTCAACTTCTTAAGAACTTCAGAGTTGACCTTACCCCTGGATTTTAAGGAATTTGATCTGCTTCGGAAAGAAGCAGATTTTTATCAGATTGAGCCCTTGATTCAGTGTCTCAATGACCCTAAGCCTCTGTATCCTATGGATACTTTTGAAGAAGTTGTGGAATTATCTAGTACTCGGAAGCTTTCTAAGTACTCCAATCCAGTAGCTGTCATCATAACCCAATTAACCATCACCACCAAAGTCCATTCCTTACTAGAAGGTATCTCAAACTATTTCACGAAGTGGAATAAGCACATGATGGACACCAGAGATTGCCAGGTTTCCTTTACTTTCGGACCCTGTGATTATCACCAGGAAGTTTCTCTCCGGGTCCACCTGATGGAATACATTACAAAACAAGGTTTCACGATCCGCAACACCCGAGTGCATCACATGAGCGAGCGGGCCAACGAGAACACTGTGGAGCACAACTGGACTTTCTGTAGGCTGGCCCGGAAGACCGATGACTGA
- the KCTD6 gene encoding BTB/POZ domain-containing protein KCTD6 isoform X4, producing the protein MIVQEVSLFWFSSKKGVKRINSGQTLCNSCNIDDVWFFPLSLVSHFSFNHSDIHGLEFFTSLKTEDTSLQSPYFPGPWAPETAALEQMDNGDWGYMMTDPVTLNVGGHLYTTSLTTLTRYPDSMLGAMFGGDFPTARDPQGNYFIDRDGPLFRYVLNFLRTSELTLPLDFKEFDLLRKEADFYQIEPLIQCLNDPKPLYPMDTFEEVVELSSTRKLSKYSNPVAVIITQLTITTKVHSLLEGISNYFTKWNKHMMDTRDCQVSFTFGPCDYHQEVSLRVHLMEYITKQGFTIRNTRVHHMSERANENTVEHNWTFCRLARKTDD; encoded by the exons atgattgtTCAAGAAGTTAGCTTGTTTTGGTTTAGCAGTAAAAAAGGGGTAAAAAGGATTAATAGTGGACAGACCTTGTGTAACAGCTGTAACATTGATGATGTCtggttttttcctttgtctttggtctcccatttctcatttaatcattcGGATATTCATGGATTGGAGTTCTTTACTTCACTTAAGACAGAGGACACCAGCCTTCAGTCACCCTA TTTCCCTGGACCCTGGGCTCCTGAGACAGCAGCGCTGGAGCAGATGGATAATGGAGACTGGGGCTATATG atgaCTGACCCAGTCACGTTAAATGTAGGTGGACACTTGTATACAACGTCTCTCACCACATTGACGCGTTACCCGGATTCCATGCTTGGAGCTATGTTTGGGGGGGACTTCCCCACAGCTCGAGACCCTCAAGGCAATTACTTCATTGATCGAGATGGACCTCTTTTCCGATATGTCCTCAACTTCTTAAGAACTTCAGAGTTGACCTTACCCCTGGATTTTAAGGAATTTGATCTGCTTCGGAAAGAAGCAGATTTTTATCAGATTGAGCCCTTGATTCAGTGTCTCAATGACCCTAAGCCTCTGTATCCTATGGATACTTTTGAAGAAGTTGTGGAATTATCTAGTACTCGGAAGCTTTCTAAGTACTCCAATCCAGTAGCTGTCATCATAACCCAATTAACCATCACCACCAAAGTCCATTCCTTACTAGAAGGTATCTCAAACTATTTCACGAAGTGGAATAAGCACATGATGGACACCAGAGATTGCCAGGTTTCCTTTACTTTCGGACCCTGTGATTATCACCAGGAAGTTTCTCTCCGGGTCCACCTGATGGAATACATTACAAAACAAGGTTTCACGATCCGCAACACCCGAGTGCATCACATGAGCGAGCGGGCCAACGAGAACACTGTGGAGCACAACTGGACTTTCTGTAGGCTGGCCCGGAAGACCGATGACTGA
- the KCTD6 gene encoding BTB/POZ domain-containing protein KCTD6 isoform X3, with the protein MDNGDWGYMMTDPVTLNVGGHLYTTSLTTLTRYPDSMLGAMFGGDFPTARDPQGNYFIDRDGPLFRYVLNFLRTSELTLPLDFKEFDLLRKEADFYQIEPLIQCLNDPKPLYPMDTFEEVVELSSTRKLSKYSNPVAVIITQLTITTKVHSLLEGISNYFTKWNKHMMDTRDCQVSFTFGPCDYHQEVSLRVHLMEYITKQGFTIRNTRVHHMSERANENTVEHNWTFCRLARKTDD; encoded by the exons ATGGATAATGGAGACTGGGGCTATATG atgaCTGACCCAGTCACGTTAAATGTAGGTGGACACTTGTATACAACGTCTCTCACCACATTGACGCGTTACCCGGATTCCATGCTTGGAGCTATGTTTGGGGGGGACTTCCCCACAGCTCGAGACCCTCAAGGCAATTACTTCATTGATCGAGATGGACCTCTTTTCCGATATGTCCTCAACTTCTTAAGAACTTCAGAGTTGACCTTACCCCTGGATTTTAAGGAATTTGATCTGCTTCGGAAAGAAGCAGATTTTTATCAGATTGAGCCCTTGATTCAGTGTCTCAATGACCCTAAGCCTCTGTATCCTATGGATACTTTTGAAGAAGTTGTGGAATTATCTAGTACTCGGAAGCTTTCTAAGTACTCCAATCCAGTAGCTGTCATCATAACCCAATTAACCATCACCACCAAAGTCCATTCCTTACTAGAAGGTATCTCAAACTATTTCACGAAGTGGAATAAGCACATGATGGACACCAGAGATTGCCAGGTTTCCTTTACTTTCGGACCCTGTGATTATCACCAGGAAGTTTCTCTCCGGGTCCACCTGATGGAATACATTACAAAACAAGGTTTCACGATCCGCAACACCCGAGTGCATCACATGAGCGAGCGGGCCAACGAGAACACTGTGGAGCACAACTGGACTTTCTGTAGGCTGGCCCGGAAGACCGATGACTGA
- the ACOX2 gene encoding peroxisomal acyl-coenzyme A oxidase 2 isoform X2 has protein sequence MTQNERYVAAVQRKFHLQTIAKRLGWLENSLEFHYAYRALSGELALSLHHVFLKSLRTLGSEEQIAKWTPLCNEFQIIASYAQTELGHGTNLRGLETEATYDAATQEFVVHSPTLTATKWWPGDMGRSATHTLVQAQLICSGARQGMHAFIVPIRSLQDHTPLPGVTVGDIGPKMDFDHTDNGFLQLDHVRVPRENMLSRFAQVLPDGTYVKLGTSQTNYFSLVVVRVDLLLGEIIPLLQKACVIAIRYSVIRHQSSIRPSDPEAKILDYQTQQQKLFPPLATAYAFHFLASSLLEFLHSSYDAILNKDFSHLPELHALSAGIKAMISDSCLQGTELCRQACGGHGYSKLSGLPSLVSRVTASCTYEGDNTVLYLQTARFLVKNYLQAQAQATPGSTLQKSLPQSIAYLTTTDLARCPAQKAADFLHPKLYTMAWAHVATRLIKDSVHHLETVMQSGADWDEAWNQTTVIHLQAAKAHCFYISVKSFTETLEKLENDPAVQQVLKRLCDLYALHGILTNAGDFLHDGFLSGSQVDAVRTAYLDLLRLIRKDAILLTDAFDFTDQCLNSALGCYDGNVYERLFHWAQKSPTNTQRNPAYEKYLRPLLQSWRSKL, from the exons AGCCCTTTCTGGAGAATTGGCCTTAAGTCTACACCACGTGTTCCTGAAATccctcaggaccctgggctcagagGAGCAGATTGCCAAATGGACCCCACTCTGCAATGAGTTCCAGATCATTGCATCATATGCCCAGACAGAACTGGGACACG GGACGAATCTTCGGGGCCTGGAGACTGAAGCCACCTATGATGCGGCCACCCAGGAGTTTGTGGTGCATAGCCCCACGTTGACGGCCACCAAATGGTGGCCTGGGGACA tgGGACGGTCAGCCACCCACACCTTGGTCCAGGCCCAGCTGATCTGCTCAGGAGCCCGACAGGGCATGCACGCCTTCATTGTGCCCATCCGGAGCCTCCAGGACCACACCCCACTGCCAG GAGTCACCGTTGGAGACATCGGACCCAAGATGGACTTTGACCACACAGACAACGGCTTCCTACAACTGGACCACGTGCGGGTCCCTAGGGAGAACATGCTGAGTCGCTTTGCACAG GTCTTGCCAGACGGCACCTACGTCAAGCTCGGAACATCGCAGACCAACTACTTTTCATTGGTGGTGGTGCGGGTGGATCTGCTCCTGGGCGAGATCATCCCCCTGCTGCAGAAGGCCTGTGTCATCGCCATCCGCTACTCGGTCATCCGCCATCAATCCAGCATCCGGCCCAG TGACCCAGAGGCAAAAATCCTGGACTACCAGACGCAGCAGCAGAAACTCTTCCCTCCGCTGGCCACAGCCTATGCGTTCCATTTCCTGGCGAGCAGCCTCCTAGAGTTCTTACATAGCTCCTATGATGCCATTCTCAACAAAGACTTCAGCCACCTGCCGGAG CTTCACGCACTGAGTGCAGGAATCAAGGCCATGATATCAGACTCGTGCCTCCAGGGGACTGAGCTGTGCCGCCAAGCCTGTGGCGGCCACGGCTACTCGAAGCTGAGCGGCCTGCCCTCACTGGTCAGCAGAGTGACAGCCTCCTGCACCTATGAGGGCGACAACACCGTGCTCTACCTGCAGACGGCCAG gtttcTGGTGAAAAACTACCTGCAAGCTCAAGCTCAGGCAACCCCAGGCTCCACACTGCAGAAGTCTCTCCCTCAGTCTATTGCATACCTGACCACAACTGACCTGGCCAGATGCCCAGCCCAGAAAGCAGCCGACTTCCTCCACCCAAAACTCTACACCATGGCCTGGGCACACGTGGCAACCAG GCTCATAAAGGACTCAGTGCATCACTTAGAGACTGTGATGCAATCCGGGGCTGACTGGGATGAGGCATGGAACCAGACCACGGTCATACACCTCCAGGCTGCTAAG GCACACTGCTTCTATATCAGTGTGAAGAGTTTTACAGAAACTCTGGAGAAACTAGAAAACGACCCGGCAGTTCAGCAGGTGCTCAAACGCCTCTGTGACCTCTATGCTCTACACGGCATCCTGACTAATGCCGGTGACTTTCTCCATGATGGCTTCCTGTCTGGGTCCCAAGTAGATGCGGTGAGAACTGCCTACCTGGACCTGCTCCGCCTCATCCG GAAGGATGCCATCCTGTTAACTGATGCTTTTGACTTCACGGATCAGTGTTTAAATTCAGCACTTGGCTGTTACGATGGAAATGTCTATGAACGTCTGTTCCACTGGGCTCAGAAGTCACCGACCAATACTCAG AGGAACCCTGCCTATGAGAAATACTTAAGACCACTATTACAAAGTTGGAGATCCAAGCTGTGA